In Apus apus isolate bApuApu2 chromosome 25, bApuApu2.pri.cur, whole genome shotgun sequence, the following proteins share a genomic window:
- the NKIRAS2 gene encoding NF-kappa-B inhibitor-interacting Ras-like protein 2 isoform X2, whose protein sequence is MIETQEDIYVGSIETDRGVREQVRFYDTRGLRDGLELPKHCFSCTDGYVLVYSTDSKESFKRVELLKKEIDKSKDKKEVTIVVLGNKCDLQEQRRVDHEAAQHWAKGEKVKLWEVSVADRRTLIEPFIYLASKMTQPQSKSAFPLSRKNKGSGSVDG, encoded by the exons ATGATCGAGACCCAGGAGGACATTTACGTGGGCTCCATCGAGACAGACCGGGGGGTGCGGGAGCAGGTGCGGTTCTACGACACGCGGGGCCTGCGGGAcgggctggagctgcccaagCACTGCTTCTCCTGCACCGACGGCTACGTGCTGGTCTACAGCACTGACAGCAAGGAGTCCTTCAAGCGGGTGGAGCTCCTCAAGAAGGAGATTGACAAGTCCAAAGACAAGAAAGAG gtCACCATTGTGGTTTTGGGCAACAAGTGTGACCTGCAGGAGCAGCGCCGGGTGGACCACGaggcagcccagcactgggccAAGGGCGAGAAGGTGAAGCTGTGGGAGGTGTCCGTGGCCGACCGGCGCACGCTGATTGAGCCCTTCATCTACCTGGCCAGTAAGATGACACAGCCACAGAGCAAGTCTGCTTTTCCCTTGAGCCGCAAGAACAAGGGCAGTGGATCTGTGGATGGCTGA
- the NKIRAS2 gene encoding NF-kappa-B inhibitor-interacting Ras-like protein 2 isoform X1, which produces MGKSCKVVVCGQASVGKTSILEQLLYGNHVVGSEMIETQEDIYVGSIETDRGVREQVRFYDTRGLRDGLELPKHCFSCTDGYVLVYSTDSKESFKRVELLKKEIDKSKDKKEVTIVVLGNKCDLQEQRRVDHEAAQHWAKGEKVKLWEVSVADRRTLIEPFIYLASKMTQPQSKSAFPLSRKNKGSGSVDG; this is translated from the exons ATGGGGAAGAGCTGCAAGGTGGTGGTGTGCGGCCAGGCCTCGGTCGGGAAAACGTCcatcctggagcagctgctgtacGGGAACCATGTGGTGG GCTCCGAGATGATCGAGACCCAGGAGGACATTTACGTGGGCTCCATCGAGACAGACCGGGGGGTGCGGGAGCAGGTGCGGTTCTACGACACGCGGGGCCTGCGGGAcgggctggagctgcccaagCACTGCTTCTCCTGCACCGACGGCTACGTGCTGGTCTACAGCACTGACAGCAAGGAGTCCTTCAAGCGGGTGGAGCTCCTCAAGAAGGAGATTGACAAGTCCAAAGACAAGAAAGAG gtCACCATTGTGGTTTTGGGCAACAAGTGTGACCTGCAGGAGCAGCGCCGGGTGGACCACGaggcagcccagcactgggccAAGGGCGAGAAGGTGAAGCTGTGGGAGGTGTCCGTGGCCGACCGGCGCACGCTGATTGAGCCCTTCATCTACCTGGCCAGTAAGATGACACAGCCACAGAGCAAGTCTGCTTTTCCCTTGAGCCGCAAGAACAAGGGCAGTGGATCTGTGGATGGCTGA
- the NKIRAS2 gene encoding NF-kappa-B inhibitor-interacting Ras-like protein 2 isoform X3: MGKSCKVVVCGQASVGKTSILEQLLYGNHVVGSEMIETQEDIYVGSIETDRGVREQVRPSSGWSSSRRRLTSPKTRKRSPLWFWATSVTCRSSAGWTTRQPSTGPRARR, from the exons ATGGGGAAGAGCTGCAAGGTGGTGGTGTGCGGCCAGGCCTCGGTCGGGAAAACGTCcatcctggagcagctgctgtacGGGAACCATGTGGTGG GCTCCGAGATGATCGAGACCCAGGAGGACATTTACGTGGGCTCCATCGAGACAGACCGGGGGGTGCGGGAGCAGGTGCG TCCTTCAAGCGGGTGGAGCTCCTCAAGAAGGAGATTGACAAGTCCAAAGACAAGAAAGAG gtCACCATTGTGGTTTTGGGCAACAAGTGTGACCTGCAGGAGCAGCGCCGGGTGGACCACGaggcagcccagcactgggccAAGGGCGAGAAGGTGA
- the DNAJC7 gene encoding dnaJ homolog subfamily C member 7 produces the protein MAAAAECDVIMAGPEGPGEPENEEETRREAESFKEQGNAYYAKKDYNEAYNYYTKAIDTCPNNASYYGNRAATLMMLGRFREALGDAQQSVRLDDSFVRGHLREGKCHLSLGNAMAASRCFQRVLELDHKNTQAHQELKNASTVLEYEKIAEVDFEKRDFRKVVFCMDRALEFAPACHRFKILKAECLALLGRYPEAQSVASDILRMDSTNADALYVRGLCLYYEDCIEKAVQFFVQALRMAPDHEKACLACRNAKALKAKKEDGNKAFKEGNYKLAYELYTEALGIDPNNIKTNAKLYCNRGTVNSKLRKLEEAIDDCTNAVKLDDTYIKAYLRRAQCYMDTEQYEDAVRDYEKVYQTEKTKEHKQLLKNAQVELKKSKRKDYYKILGVDKNASEDEIKKAYRKRALMHHPDRHSGASAEVQKEEEKKFKEVGEAFTILSDPKKKARYDSGQDLEEDGLNMGDFDANNIFKAFFGGPGSFSFEASGPGNFFFQFG, from the exons atggcggcggcggccgaGTGTGATGTGATCATGGCGGGGCCCGAGGGACCCGGCGAGCCCGAGAACGAGGAGGAGACGCGGAG GGAAGCGGAGTCGTTCAAGGAACAAGGCAACGCATACTATGCCAAGAAAGATTACAATGAAGCCTACAACTACTACACAAAAGCCATAG ATACCTGTCCTAATAATGCCAGTTATTATGGTAACAGAGCTGCCACGCTCATGATGCTGGGGAGATTCCGAGAGGCACTGGGAGATGCTCAGCAGTCTGTCAGATTGGATGATAGCTTTGTAAGG GGCCATCTACGGGAAGGGAAGTGCCATCTTTCCCTAGGGAATGCCATGGCTGCCAGCCGCTGCTTTCAACGAGTTTTAGAACTGGACCATAAGAACACCCAGGCACACCAAGAG ctgaAGAATGCCAGTACTGTACTTGAGTATGAAAAAATAGCTGAAGTGGATTTTGAGAAACGGGATTTCAGGAAG GTGGTGTTCTGCATGGATCGTGCTCTGGAGTTCGCTCCTGCCTGTCACCGCTTCAAGATCCTCAAGGCCGAGTGCCTGGCGCTGCTGGGCCGCTACCCCGAGGCACAGTCTGTAGCAAG TGACATCCTGCGAATGGACTCGACCAACGCGGACGCGCTGTACGTGCGGGGGCTCTGCCTGTACTACGAGGACTGCATCGAGAAGGCCGTGCAGTTCTTTGTGCAGGCACTCAGAATGGCTCCTGATCATGAGAAGGCATGTCTTGCCTGCCGT aatgcCAAAGCActtaaagcaaagaaagaagatgGGAATAAAGCATTCAAAGAAGGAAACTACAAACTAGCATATGAATTATACACAGAGGCACTAGGAATAGATCcaaataatataaaaacaaatgccAAACTGTACTGTAACCGGGGGACAGTTAATTCAAAG CTTAGGAAACTTGAAGAAGCAATAGATGACTGCACGAACGCAGTGAAGCTGGATGACACGTATATCAAAGCATACTTGAGGAGGGCACAATG ttaCATGGACACAGAACAATATGAAGATGCTGTAAGAGACTATGAAAAGGTTTATCAGACAGAAAAAACGAAAG AACACAAGCAACTCCTAAAGAATGCACAGGTGGAACTGAAAAAGAGCAAGCGGAAAGACTACTATAAAATCCTCGGGGTTGACAAAAATGCCTCTGAAGATGAGATCAAGAAGGCTTACAGGAAAAGAGCACTAATGCATCATCCAG ACCGACACAGTGGGGCAAGTGCGGAAGtacagaaggaagaggagaagaagtTTAAGGAGGTGGGTGAAGCCTTTACCATCCTGTCAGATCCCAAGAAGAAGGCGCGCTATGACAGTGGGCAGGACCTGGAAGAGGACGGATTGAACATGGGAG ACTTTGATGCAAACAACATCTTCAAGGCCTTCTTTGGTGGGCCAGGTAGCTTCAGTTTTGAAG cttctggGCCGggaaatttctttttccagtttggctaa
- the CNP gene encoding 2',3'-cyclic-nucleotide 3'-phosphodiesterase isoform X3: protein MSTQSAKERPEGLQFPFLDDEDTISTVKESKTFFILRGLPGSGKSTLAQAIQDRYKDACKVISVDNYKITPSIRSTIPEEYSKVDEDLVDYCKRDISVIVLDDTHHERERLDQLFDIADKYRYKVIFAEPKTQWRMDCLQLKEKNQWKLSVDELKKMKPSLEKDFLPMYFGWFLSKRSSENLRKAGQAFLDELGSLKAFKKESKYFASAIEDPKIKIDLTNHFVKRPPGVLHCTTKYTDFGKAAGAEEYAQQEAVKVSYGKGFTLSISALFITTKTVGARVELSEQQLLLWPGDADKILPSDNLPRGSRAHITLGCANGVEAVQTGLDLLEFVKLEKAGNKGDQVGEIGGGKLLYFDNGMWMLILSKKIDVKAIFSGYYGKGKLVPTQSTNKRGSAFSSCTII, encoded by the exons atgTCTACTcaatcagcaaaagaaagaccTGAAGGCTTGCAGTTCCCTTTTCTTGATGATGAAGATACCATCTCCACAGTCAAAGAATctaaaaccttttttattttaagaggtCTGCCTGGCAGTGGGAAGTCCACCCTGGCCCAGGCTATTCAAGACAGGTATAAAGATGCCTGCAAGGTCATCTCTGTTGATAACTATAAAATTACACCTTCAATAAGAAGTACCATTCCTGAAGAGTACTCAAAGGTGGATGAGGATCTAGTTGACTATTGCAAACGAGATATCAGCGTTATCGTTCTGGATGACACTCACCATGAGAGGGAACGACTGGACCAGCTCTTTGACATTGCTGACAAATACCGGTACAAAGTCATCTTCGCTGAGCCCAAAACCcagtggagaatggattgtttgcagctgaaggaaaagaatCAGTGGAAACTGTCGGTGGATGAGCTGAAGAAGATGAAGCCAAGCCTGGAGAAGGATTTCCTACCCATGTATTTTGGGTGGTTTTTGAGCAAAAGAAGTTCAGAGAACCTGAGGAAGGCTGGCCAGGCCTTCTTAGATGAGCTTGGAAGTCTCAAAGCCTTCAAAAAGGAGAGTAAATACT TTGCCTCTGCTATTGAAGatcccaaaataaaaatagaccTCACCAACCACTTCGTGAAGAGGCCGCCTGGGGTCTTACACTGCACCACAAAATACACCGActttggaaaagcagctggagcagaggaatATGCACAGCAAGAA gctGTGAAGGTTTCCTACGGCAAAGGCTTCACCTTGTCAATCTCTGCTCTCTTCATCACAACAAAAACTGTTGGTGCTCGGGTGGAGCTGAgtgaacagcagctgctgctgtggcctgGGGACGCCGACAAGATCCTGCCCAGCGACAACCTCCCCAGGGGCAGCCGCGCTCACATCACCCTGGGCTGCGCCAACGGGGTGGAAGCAGTCCAGACTGGGCTGGACCTGCTGGAGTTTGTGAAACTGGAAAAGGCAGGGAACAAAGGGGATCAAGTGGGGGAAATCGGAGGAGGGAAACTGCTGTACTTTGATAACGGTATGTGGATGCTCATCCTCTCCAAAAAGATCGATGTGAAGGCAATATTCTCAGGTTActatggaaaaggaaaactggtgCCAACGCAGAGCACCAACAAACGGGGCTCTGCTTTTAGCTCCTGCACCATCATCTAG
- the CNP gene encoding 2',3'-cyclic-nucleotide 3'-phosphodiesterase isoform X2, producing the protein MNRGFSKKSHTFLPKIFRKMSTQSAKERPEGLQFPFLDDEDTISTVKESKTFFILRGLPGSGKSTLAQAIQDRYKDACKVISVDNYKITPSIRSTIPEEYSKVDEDLVDYCKRDISVIVLDDTHHERERLDQLFDIADKYRYKVIFAEPKTQWRMDCLQLKEKNQWKLSVDELKKMKPSLEKDFLPMYFGWFLSKRSSENLRKAGQAFLDELGSLKAFKKESKYFASAIEDPKIKIDLTNHFVKRPPGVLHCTTKYTDFGKAAGAEEYAQQEAVKVSYGKGFTLSISALFITTKTVGARVELSEQQLLLWPGDADKILPSDNLPRGSRAHITLGCANGVEAVQTGLDLLEFVKLEKAGNKGDQVGEIGGGKLLYFDNGMWMLILSKKIDVKAIFSGYYGKGKLVPTQSTNKRGSAFSSCTII; encoded by the exons AACAGAGGCTTCTCAAAGAAGAGTCACACATTCCTGCctaaaatatttaggaaaatgTCTACTcaatcagcaaaagaaagaccTGAAGGCTTGCAGTTCCCTTTTCTTGATGATGAAGATACCATCTCCACAGTCAAAGAATctaaaaccttttttattttaagaggtCTGCCTGGCAGTGGGAAGTCCACCCTGGCCCAGGCTATTCAAGACAGGTATAAAGATGCCTGCAAGGTCATCTCTGTTGATAACTATAAAATTACACCTTCAATAAGAAGTACCATTCCTGAAGAGTACTCAAAGGTGGATGAGGATCTAGTTGACTATTGCAAACGAGATATCAGCGTTATCGTTCTGGATGACACTCACCATGAGAGGGAACGACTGGACCAGCTCTTTGACATTGCTGACAAATACCGGTACAAAGTCATCTTCGCTGAGCCCAAAACCcagtggagaatggattgtttgcagctgaaggaaaagaatCAGTGGAAACTGTCGGTGGATGAGCTGAAGAAGATGAAGCCAAGCCTGGAGAAGGATTTCCTACCCATGTATTTTGGGTGGTTTTTGAGCAAAAGAAGTTCAGAGAACCTGAGGAAGGCTGGCCAGGCCTTCTTAGATGAGCTTGGAAGTCTCAAAGCCTTCAAAAAGGAGAGTAAATACT TTGCCTCTGCTATTGAAGatcccaaaataaaaatagaccTCACCAACCACTTCGTGAAGAGGCCGCCTGGGGTCTTACACTGCACCACAAAATACACCGActttggaaaagcagctggagcagaggaatATGCACAGCAAGAA gctGTGAAGGTTTCCTACGGCAAAGGCTTCACCTTGTCAATCTCTGCTCTCTTCATCACAACAAAAACTGTTGGTGCTCGGGTGGAGCTGAgtgaacagcagctgctgctgtggcctgGGGACGCCGACAAGATCCTGCCCAGCGACAACCTCCCCAGGGGCAGCCGCGCTCACATCACCCTGGGCTGCGCCAACGGGGTGGAAGCAGTCCAGACTGGGCTGGACCTGCTGGAGTTTGTGAAACTGGAAAAGGCAGGGAACAAAGGGGATCAAGTGGGGGAAATCGGAGGAGGGAAACTGCTGTACTTTGATAACGGTATGTGGATGCTCATCCTCTCCAAAAAGATCGATGTGAAGGCAATATTCTCAGGTTActatggaaaaggaaaactggtgCCAACGCAGAGCACCAACAAACGGGGCTCTGCTTTTAGCTCCTGCACCATCATCTAG